Within the Bdellovibrionota bacterium genome, the region TTCGATGAAGAAATGGGAGTCGGGCCTTTTATTTTCGACCAGATTCTTGCCCAACTGGACGTGTAATTTGGTGTGCCGGAGATCGTTGAAATCGCAATCGGCCGCCTGAAGACCGTGAACGAACGGATGGCCGGGAGCCTGGTCGCCGTGCCATGTATAATTCGACCATGCTCGCGCGCCTTTGGCTTTGTCCGGTTCGACGCCGCGGACATGGGCGTCGAGAAGTCCCAGCATGTTGGCAAAGCGGTACATTCCATACTTGCCGATGACGCCGAGAAGTCCCATTCCACCGCGTAACTTGAATGTCCTTGTTCCGGCTCCCTCCAGATACGACATCATGTCGGGGTGATACCCCTGATCCAAGAGCCGTTTTTTCCCCTCTTCGCCGCTGTAACGTTTTGCGATCGCGATCATTCCCTTCGCGATATACGTGTTGGCTTCGTCCCATCCGATCGGGTCGAACGTGTCGCTGCCCCGGGAATCGAAATGATATTTCTTTTTGAGTTCCGGAGTCAGGTCGGGAAATCCGTCGTCCGCCCATTGTTTCCATCCCTTGCGGATGATCGGATGCCGCAGGCGATGCGGTCCGTATACACGCCGCTGGAACGTGAAGCCGTTCAAGCAGCCGCGCGGATTCCACGCATACGTCGCCTTGTTTCCGTAAAGGTCTTTGACTTTGTGATTGTCGTAATTCTGCTCGCTCCGCAGAAAAATTCCGTTTCGGACGAAGCCGCGCAGCCGGCATTCATGCGTGCAATTCGGTGAGCAGACCCAGGTGAACGAATCGTCGTATCGGTATTGGTCGAGGTAGACCTTTTCCCAACCGCGGTTCGGGTATCCGGCCAGCGGGTTGCCGACCTCGGTGGTCAACGGTTTCAGTGAGCCGAACGCGAATGCTCGGGGAGCGGAAAGAGCCACGCCTGCGGCGGAGCTGACCTTAATAAAGTTGCGTCGGTTCATCATGTCTCTCTCCTTGGTTCAATGGAAATCGCTGCCGGTTTGGAAACGGTTGAACAGGCCGGAATACAAAAACCGCATCCGTCGCACGACTCGTTGATGTGCGGCCGCCCGTCGATCAGGTCGATTGCCTTCTGCGGGCAGGCCGATGCACACATTCGGCATTCGGATCCCGTCTCGGACGCGCAGTACGAGGAATGAAAAACGGCCGTGCCGATCGGAAGTTTTACCGTTGGAAGCGTGAGAGCGTTTCGATCGCATGCGGCCGCACAAGGATAACCTTCACAAAAGAGACAGCCCGATCGGTCGAAGCGGAGAACGGGAAGGGGCGGATCTCCCTCCAGATGAATGAGATGTTTCGGACAGCCCTCGACGCATCCGCCGCAGGCATCGCAAGACGAGAAGAGCCGTTCAAAGTTTTCGGTGCCCGGGGGAAAGATGGAACCGCGAGCTTTGTGAACGACCTTAGCCCGGACCGAAGAAGCAAAACGTCCGGTGAGGAAACGCCGGCGTTCGAGAGAAAAAGGGGACGCCATCAATGAATCTCTTGGGCCAAATATCCTTCCACGCAGCGCTCGCACGCCCCGTTCTCCCGCCTCCATTCGGGCGAATCGGTTCGGACTCGCGCGGCCACACGATCCAGGTCGGCCGGATCCGCCCAGGCCGACGTGGGAAATCCGCAAAGAGGGCAATGGGGCGTGCCGGCTTCATCTTCCGCGAAAGAGAGGAGCCACTCTTGTGTGGGATGAGCCTCGCGCCGAATCGTTTCGGCCAGAGTGCTCAATGTCTCCGCCGTTCGTCGCGGATAACAATAGGAAAGCCGGTGTTCAAACTCTTGCCGAGCCGATCCGGTGTCGATCCCGAGATTCCGAAGGCGGGCTTCGACGGACATGGACCAAAGAAGTGAAAACCGCTCTTGAGCCGCTTTTTGTCCCGCGGGTGTTGCGGAGCGCCACGCTCGGGACGGTTGATAGGCGAATGCCGGATCGAGCATGTCTGCGATGTGCATCCATTCCGCGTTTAGGAAGTAATCGAAATAAGGTTGAAGAAAGCGCTGGGGTCGGACGGAAAGCCGGACAAAGAGCTGATCGGGATTCCCCTGGGGCACGATTAAATCCGCTCCCTCGTTCTTGGGAGCGTGAGTCACCGCCAGTTCGATTCGCTTCAGCTTCGCAAGAAGGGGATAGTGAAGCAGACTTTTTTCGAGCTGCTCTTGGAAACCGAGCGTTCGAAAGTAACGGAGTTCCAACTCCTCAAAGGAAGCGGCTCGTTGGGAATGGGGGAGTTCGTAAATGGGGTGCGATTCTTTGGCGTATTGCCGGACGATCTCCATATCGTCCTTGCGCTCGCGACGGTTGACTTCGAGCTGCACGGTTTGCCGCAACAGTTCGGGATCGAGATGAAAGAGAGAGCGCGCCGAGGAAGACATAGCTAAACGGATTTGCGGGCGCTCTTCCTCTTGATTTCGTTTCCCCCTTTTAGGAACTTCAGTTCGTGCACTAAAAGAGGATCGGAGTGTTGAATCCAATGGAGAAGCGTCGACTTTTCAGTAAAGGAAACCAGAACGTCATTCACGACGAGGGCCGTAAGCGGGTAGGGCTGATTCGCCACCAACGAAGCGAGGCCCAACATGGCGCCAGGTCCGGCTTTCAGCGGCGCGTGTAGGTCCTTCTCCGTGATTCGGAGTTCGACGGCGCCCTCGTGAATCACAAAGAGGCCGTACGGAAGGTGCCCTCGGTAAAAAAGAACTTGTCCCGCTTTATACCGAGAGGGGGGAATTCGCCTTTTCCAGTCGGTCAGAGATTTCGGACCGATGGTCAGAGCCAAGGGGATGGAAGCCACGAAGTCTCCGTTGGGCGATACAGCCAGCATCATCCCCATTGTTAAGATCCCACGGTTCAAAAAACATGAGCTGAATCAGGCTATGGAAGATTTTTTAACGGATTCCGACCGGCTCTCGGGGAACGTGCACCACGGTTCACCTCCGAGATAGTTCCCGTTGACGGCGTAAGCCCGTGAACGAGAGCCGCCGCAAATCGAGCGATAGACGCAGCCGCCGCAATTTCCAATCAGGAGTTTTGGATTTCGAAGATCGAAAAAGAGGCGGGAGTTTCGGTAGACGTCCGCCAGGCGATCGGTTCGGATATTGCCCGCGCGAATCGGCAGAAAGCCGCTCGGGAAAAGCTCGCCTTCATGGGAGACGAACATGAACCCGTTCCCGGAGTTCACGGTCTTCGGAGCCAGGCCGATGCTCCCCCCGGGACCGATGGCCCGGCGAAGTTGCGCCGGCATCGTGCGTGTCGACGTGATTCCGCCTTCTCGTTCGCACACGTAACGGCGGTAATGCGGAGCCTCCGTCACCTTTAAAACGAAATCGTGTGCCCGATTCAGTTCGTACAGCGTTTCAAACGCCCGCTCGCACATTTCCGAATTCAAGTGTTGAAGAGCGTTGCCCCTGCCGGTCGGCACCAAGAAGAAGACCTCCCAAAAGACGGTTCCCAAGCGGATCGCCAGCTCGCCCATCTCTTTCAGATAGGGAAGGGAAGAGGCCATGATCGTCGTGTTGATCTGCAGCGGGATGCCGAACTCGTGCGCCCAGTGTGTCGCCTCGATGGTTCGGTCGAAAGCTCCCGGGACCCCGCGGAACTCGTCATGCAGTTCGGCCCTCGGAAAATCGAGACTGAACGCTACCTGATCCAGGCCAGTTTTTTTAAGGTTTCGGATGAGTTCGCGAGTAAGCGTGGGTGCCGCTGCCGGAATCGTTCCCATGCGCAGATCGCGCTTTTTCCCGTGGGCGATCAGCTCGAACAGGTCGGGACGCTTGACCGGATCGCCGCCGCTCAACACCATGATCCGTGTTCCCATATCCGCCACTTGGTCCAGGAGATTTTTCCCTTCATCCGTGGTCAGTTCGTTTCGGGATCGGAGCGGCTGCGCCATCGCCCGGCAATGTTTGCAGACGAGATCGCACGCCTGCGTGGTTTCCCAAATGGCGAGAAACGGAGCGACCGAAAAATCGAGCGGTGCGGGCATCATAAGCTGAACTTCACCTGCGTGTAGGCAAAGTAGGCCAGATCAAGGCCGATCACATGATCCATATAGGCTCCGGGGAAGAAGAGGCCGCCCAGAGCTTCGAGATGAACATGATCGTTCACTTTCAGCGCCACGAGGAGATCGAGCTCTTCGCCCGCGTGAAGCCCGGTCTCGGTAGGGGGCGAGGCCTGACCGGCCAGGGGCAATTCCGTCGCAATCGAGTAAAGCACGTCGTTCTGATCCACACGCCAAAACGTATGGAGATCCGATGTGAACGTCCATGCGGCGGTTGGTTTCCAAGAGAGGCGAAAGACGCCGGATTGAACGTTTTGTCTTCCGAGAATATCCATGTACCCGAGCCATCGATGTGCGGTCGGGAAAAGTTGATGGAAGCGGGTGAACGTCGACGTCGACGAGTCGTCTCCGGAGGCGCGATTGTATTCCAAACCGACACGAAGCCCTTCGCGCACGGCGAACGTATAGCCGGTCTCAAGGTCCAACATATACGCCCGCATGTCCTCGCCGCGGTGTTCGCCCACCTGGAACGCTCCTTCAAAGCGGCCGTCGACCAGGCCTACAACAAATTTTGTCCGCGCTCCCAGCGTGGCGAAGTTAAATGTGGTGGGGGAGCCTGCACGATCGTCACGGAGCCAGAGGGTGTAGAAATCCAGAGCCTTCATCGGCTCGGGAAGCCCGATGCCGGCGTACGCACCCGCGAAGTCCGAGCCGCCACCGATTCCCGAATCCGCAACATCGCTCTCTCCCAGTTTTGAATAAAATGCGTCGATCCAGTGAGCGTTCCGGTGAAAGCGAACCAGCGCCGCATCGAACGAGCGACCGACGTTCGAAAAGTCGACGTTTCCGATCACCACGGCATCGCCGTAGTTCATCTCTTGCCGGCCGACTTTAAGGAGGAGCTCGGGATTCATATCCCACTTCACGTAGGCTTGGTGAAGTGAGAGGTCCCGATCCTTTAAGGCGCCACTGGTCGACGTTCCGCCTGTGATCGTTCCGCCCCCGCCGATGCCGGCTTCCGTCTGTCCCCAAAAGCCTGAGAATTGCGGTTGGATGAATCCCTCAAGGGTGGCCATGGGGCGCAACGTTACGTTCATTCGGATTCGCGATCCGATGAAACGTGATCCGTCATCGGTCGTGTTTGAAAAATCGGAATTCTCCCGGCCTTCATATCGAAAACGCGCTTCCCCGCCGAGTTCCCACTTGGGCGGTGCCGCGGGTTGCGGAGAAGGAGTGGGCGTCGGAGCCGCAACTTCCTCCAGTGGTTTCGTTTCTTGAGCGTGAAGACGTGCAGCGATGAACAGGAAAGCAACGAACACTGCGCTGTTGTTCATTCGACATCCCAAGACAACGTGAGGAAATCGGCTTCCGTGACAATCCCGACCAAGCGTTTTTCGTGATTGATGACCGGCAGACAGCCGACTTTGGTGTCGAGCATCAAAGCGGCCACTTCACGCAGATCGGTCTCCGGTGTCGTGGTCAACACTTTCTTCCGCATGATCTCTTTCACGATGACATGCGCAAAAATTTCCTCTTGCCGGTTCTTTGGAAGACGGGCCAAACTGGAAACGGCGGCTTTTAGAAGGTCCCGATGCGTGAGCATTCCGACGACGTGTCTGGACTGATCCACGACCGGAACATGGCGGATCCGCTGCCAGCGCATGAGGTCTTCGGCCAGATCGAGCTTGTCGTCCGGATGGACGAAGAAAACTTCGGAAGTCATGATGTCTTTGACTTTCTTCATACGAGTTCCCCGGTATCATGATGTCTCGAGGGTCGGTGCGAAAGTATGACTTGGATCATGTTGAGAAGAGTGAATCGGACCGCGGAGACACAGGCGAATGAAGCCCATACCCATTACTGAGACCCACGGGACACCGGCTTCAGAGCACGCCATTGATCCGTACCGCGTCTTTTTCCCATTGGGCGTGGTGGCCGGCCTGGTCGGAGTCGGAATCTGGCCCCTTTATGCGGTCGGGTGGATTTCGACGATTCCATCGTCCATCCACGTGGAGCTTCAGCTGCAGGGCTTCCTATTCGCGTTCGTGCTGGGTTTCTTGATGACCGCGCTTCCGAGATTTTCGCTCACGTGGCACGCGACGTGGCCGGAGCTCGCCTGGTTTTCCGGCCTGTTCTTGATCGGAAATGTGGCCACCGCGTTTGGATATTTTCCCATCGGCCGAGCGGCATATCTGATCAATATGATTTCGCTGGCGATCTACGCCATTCGCCGTTTTCGGAAACGGAAATCGGATCCGCCTCCTGAATTTGTATTTGTAGGCGCGGCTCTTTTGATCGGTTTGTTCGCCGCGACTCTTCGCGTGGCGGGACTGTTCGGCTTCATGGAGTCCGGCGCCGAAGTTTTCGGGCGCAGATTGATGTCCGAAGGCATGATGTTGATGCTCGTCCTGGGAATCGGAGGCAAGCTCGCTCCGATGTTTTTCGGTTTCGACGCCACCTCTCCGCTCATTTCGAAGATGGGGGAGGGCGTCCGTTTTACGCGGAAACATCTTGCCTATCTTGGGATCGCGCTGGTTCTTCTTTTTTCTTTTGTCGCGGAATACGCGGTCTCCGAAAAGATCGGCCTCTGGCTCCGGGCGATCGCGGCGACACTGATTTTCTTGGGAACCATGAAGCTCCATCGCCGGACAAAAACCAAAGGGGTCCTGGTGGGAGTGCTGAAATTTTCGTCCTGGGCGGTCTGCTTGTCGCTCTGGGGTTCCGCCATTCATCCGCGATATCGCGTGGAGGTCTTGCACGTCATGTTTATCGGCGGATTTGGAATGATGATTTTGGCGATCGCCACGCGCGTGATCCTGTCCCACGGAAATTATCCTCTGGATCTAGAGCGACGATCGAAGTCTTTGTTCTTCGCCGCGTTTCTTCTGTTCGGCGCGCTGATTTGTCGTGCGATCGCGCCGCTATTTGTGGACGCGTATTTCCCCCTCCTCGGATTGGCCGGAACCTTCTGGCTTTTCGGCCTCCTCCTTTGGGGCGCACTCTTTTCGACCCGCACGATCGTCGTTCGGAAAAAATAAAAGGGAGGAAGAGGTTTCCCTCTCCCTCCCTTCGGAGCATCAGTCAGTCAAGTTACTCAG harbors:
- a CDS encoding cyclic nucleotide-binding domain-containing protein; translated protein: MGMMLAVSPNGDFVASIPLALTIGPKSLTDWKRRIPPSRYKAGQVLFYRGHLPYGLFVIHEGAVELRITEKDLHAPLKAGPGAMLGLASLVANQPYPLTALVVNDVLVSFTEKSTLLHWIQHSDPLLVHELKFLKGGNEIKRKSARKSV
- a CDS encoding TIGR04053 family radical SAM/SPASM domain-containing protein; amino-acid sequence: MPAPLDFSVAPFLAIWETTQACDLVCKHCRAMAQPLRSRNELTTDEGKNLLDQVADMGTRIMVLSGGDPVKRPDLFELIAHGKKRDLRMGTIPAAAPTLTRELIRNLKKTGLDQVAFSLDFPRAELHDEFRGVPGAFDRTIEATHWAHEFGIPLQINTTIMASSLPYLKEMGELAIRLGTVFWEVFFLVPTGRGNALQHLNSEMCERAFETLYELNRAHDFVLKVTEAPHYRRYVCEREGGITSTRTMPAQLRRAIGPGGSIGLAPKTVNSGNGFMFVSHEGELFPSGFLPIRAGNIRTDRLADVYRNSRLFFDLRNPKLLIGNCGGCVYRSICGGSRSRAYAVNGNYLGGEPWCTFPESRSESVKKSSIA
- a CDS encoding alginate export family protein, yielding MNNSAVFVAFLFIAARLHAQETKPLEEVAAPTPTPSPQPAAPPKWELGGEARFRYEGRENSDFSNTTDDGSRFIGSRIRMNVTLRPMATLEGFIQPQFSGFWGQTEAGIGGGGTITGGTSTSGALKDRDLSLHQAYVKWDMNPELLLKVGRQEMNYGDAVVIGNVDFSNVGRSFDAALVRFHRNAHWIDAFYSKLGESDVADSGIGGGSDFAGAYAGIGLPEPMKALDFYTLWLRDDRAGSPTTFNFATLGARTKFVVGLVDGRFEGAFQVGEHRGEDMRAYMLDLETGYTFAVREGLRVGLEYNRASGDDSSTSTFTRFHQLFPTAHRWLGYMDILGRQNVQSGVFRLSWKPTAAWTFTSDLHTFWRVDQNDVLYSIATELPLAGQASPPTETGLHAGEELDLLVALKVNDHVHLEALGGLFFPGAYMDHVIGLDLAYFAYTQVKFSL
- a CDS encoding CBS domain-containing protein, translated to MKKVKDIMTSEVFFVHPDDKLDLAEDLMRWQRIRHVPVVDQSRHVVGMLTHRDLLKAAVSSLARLPKNRQEEIFAHVIVKEIMRKKVLTTTPETDLREVAALMLDTKVGCLPVINHEKRLVGIVTEADFLTLSWDVE
- a CDS encoding NnrS family protein, producing MKPIPITETHGTPASEHAIDPYRVFFPLGVVAGLVGVGIWPLYAVGWISTIPSSIHVELQLQGFLFAFVLGFLMTALPRFSLTWHATWPELAWFSGLFLIGNVATAFGYFPIGRAAYLINMISLAIYAIRRFRKRKSDPPPEFVFVGAALLIGLFAATLRVAGLFGFMESGAEVFGRRLMSEGMMLMLVLGIGGKLAPMFFGFDATSPLISKMGEGVRFTRKHLAYLGIALVLLFSFVAEYAVSEKIGLWLRAIAATLIFLGTMKLHRRTKTKGVLVGVLKFSSWAVCLSLWGSAIHPRYRVEVLHVMFIGGFGMMILAIATRVILSHGNYPLDLERRSKSLFFAAFLLFGALICRAIAPLFVDAYFPLLGLAGTFWLFGLLLWGALFSTRTIVVRKK